TCATTCCATGTTCTCTTCTGGAAGAACAGCCACTGTCAATTCGGACCACGCGAAGTTGCTTGAAGTAAGATACAAAGGGTGGCATTACCCAAGTGCAGAATGGAATACATGGGTCCAACAAATGCAACACAAGTATGAATGTGTGTGGATGAAAGCTGGGATAGACCAGGCAATCAAAGCTTCAACTTTTCAAATCCGTAGGAATGATGAGTTGATCATTGAGCTTGCACAAAGATGGTGTTCTAAGACCAACACGTTTGTGTTTCCTTGGGGAGAAGCAACGATAACATTGGAGGATATGAAAGTTTGTTGGGGTTACTCTGTTATGGGAGCTCCTATTTCTAGCCCTCTTGTGAGTGGTGAGGAAAGGGAAATAGAACAAAAACTTATAGGAGTTTTTAGGATGTTTTTCAAATCTAAGGCCAGAAGGGCGGATCATACTCCATGGAT
This region of Glycine soja cultivar W05 chromosome 17, ASM419377v2, whole genome shotgun sequence genomic DNA includes:
- the LOC114393537 gene encoding uncharacterized protein LOC114393537 — its product is MESSEDPIIQVKDEQLMVSPLSGENPVHRTAYFIKPCVEDSATLPHSMFSSGRTATVNSDHAKLLEVRYKGWHYPSAEWNTWVQQMQHKYECVWMKAGIDQAIKASTFQIRRNDELIIELAQRWCSKTNTFVFPWGEATITLEDMKVCWGYSVMGAPISSPLVSGEEREIEQKLIGVFRMFFKSKARRADHTPWMKHFMSNESRVEHEAFLSLWLSRFVFPGRSYTTILQEGLN